Part of the Zingiber officinale cultivar Zhangliang chromosome 6A, Zo_v1.1, whole genome shotgun sequence genome, CCCATTAATGCAGGGTCTCGATTAAGGGTCAGACCATATTAGGTCTATTGTATGCAATTTTATGATgcattgcaagaggttgtttttgCGACTAGAACTCGTGACTTTAatgtcacatgacaacaactttacaatgcgccaagactccccttcatGAGTGTTGATTTCATAACCTACAAATACATAGCAAAACCGTGTTGGTTAGTACTAGGTAGGATATTATTTGAAAGGAAGACACATTTTGATTAAACTCATTGGCTGTTATTGCTTTAGATATCGGGATTAGACTTTAGCCATACTAGATGGAGATCATGGTTATTGTATAGAACTGATGAAGAATGTTGGAGATGTGATTTAAGATTTGTTAAAATGTCATTAATTGTAAAACTATTAAGCACTATTTTAGAGTGATACTTGGTCTCTTATGGTGGCTTTGTACTTTTCCAAGTCTCTTGGCAAATGGTAGGCTCAGAAGTCAGAATTCATCACCTTGGAAAATGGTGCAAATTCATTGATCGCTTAATCTTTCTTAAATATGTGCAAATCTTAGTATTTGTTTAACAGCTCGTTGCACCCAATAAAACCACACTCTAATCAAGTATGCTTGATGGCCTCATAATAGAATTTACTCTGCCAGTGATGATTATAAAATCATCAACTAACAGCTtcacctaaattatcatttatCATCCATCAGTGTTTGACTCTCATTGGATCTTTTGCAACCATGATTTTTCATTGATTTTTTATGCTTGTGTGATGCttgctattttttttctttattactTCTCATTACATGATTGCCCCCTATTCTCTCTCATTTTGTTTCAAAAAAGGTAGGACTTGTGGATATGGTGTAGTGGAGGAATCAACATTGATATCAACAATATTAGTTTCAATCATAATGAAGACAATGATAAAAATCCTAGAtcatattaggttaaaattatgcaGCTAGTGTCAAACTTTGATAGAACATAAGATGTTGAGCATATTTAATGATAGTTCAGTGATACTAAAATTACTTAGAACTCTACATAATATACCAAGGATTTAAAGCACTGTCCTGATATTGATTCTGTACTAGCCTACACCATCAATTTATCATGCCATTTTGGTTTGAATAACCAAAATTCTTAAAGATCTATATAAACTGGTATTGATCCTTGGTTTTATCTTGATTTGAATCCTTAATTCTAACTAATAAACATTAAATCACTATCATAGTTCACATGACAATTCTAAATTGTATTCATTTTATGCAGGAAACTACTCCACTCGCGGGCTCTTCAGCTGGTGCTGTAGTCTGTGCAGTGATTGCTTCGGGTAAAAGCATGCAAGAGGCTCTTATAGCAACCAAGATTTTGGCTGAAGATTGTCGTCTTAAAGGCACTGCATTTAGGCTTGGGGTAATTATCCTTTTATGATGTTCTTGTAATCATTGTTCATACTGTTGGATTCCTTCAATCAAACTGAATCGGAAACATATTTTTTTCCTCTATTTTTGTTACTTAAATAGATATTGATATTTGTATATTGGTCTCCTTTCACTACAAATTGTTCTATTATCATTATGGATGTTATTTTCTGGGAGAATGGACTTCATGTAATTATTTTTAGtatgtctattttttttctcattgctCTTACATTATAGCACATTTTAGTAAACCTTAATCTATACATTTTTCTATAAGGTAAAACGATagtttaacttgatttttctaaTACAACTTTGTTCAGGCAGTACTAAGGGGTGTCCTAAACACTTTTCTACCAGAGGATGTGCACACTAGGTCCAATGGAAGAATTCGTGGTAAACTTACTAATGTGGCTAAAATTAATTCTGATATTTAATTTAGAGGGCATTACATCTTTGGCCTTTATATAATTGAAATATAATTTAGGTTTCTTAATTATAAACTTTCTAACATTATATGTCTCAGCGACAACATTTAATATTTTCAAGTCTTATACTAGTTAACCAAATGTGTAGCATTAAGTGGTATTATTATCAAGACATTATGATATCAAAGTATTCCTTGAGGTTGATTTCAGAAATTATGCATTAACTATAGTTCTATTCTAATCAAGTATATCACCAACATGTTTCAATCAAGTACATCCAGCAAATTTATTAGATAACAACAAACAAAATGTTGATTGAGGCACTTGGCATATTTTTTAACACATACACATATTTCTTTTCCCTTATTTTTTTCTCTACtcttttctctcattttttctcCCTAAGGTGCTACTTTTTTCTACCCTCCTCTCCCTCACTCAACTCCCTCTTTCTCATTCTTTTTTTCTTCCCTCactctctctttctttttccctAGAATGTTGTCTGCAGCATTACCCTTGTGGATTGCAACTCTATAGTTCTGAATATAGCAAGATAGAAAGgcaaaaataaagaagaaaaaagagtGGAAGAAAAACAGATGACAAaggagagaaaaaggaaaaaaatatataaatctcCATTACCATCACCGTGCTTGTTGTATTGATGTATTTGATTGAAACACTTATCTAGTAGGTGTGCCCAATTGAAACAAACAAAAAACCTTATGTATCAAATTGAAACTTTTAACATATTGATATATCTAATCATCCCATATTCTTTATTTGTCACTTCAATGATAATATGCAAGACAAGGATCTCTATTATCCATTTTAGTGATATTAGAAAGTATTGTTCAATTTTTGTAGTTAGTATTATTCTCTTTATTTTAATGTAGTTGCTATCACTCAATTACTGTGGAGGCCCAAAGGTTTACTTGTAGACCATTTTGATTCAAAGGAAGATCTCATCGATGCAGTTTTTACATCTTCCTTTATTCCAGGGTATGTTGAGTTTGTATCTTCATTTACTTCCAAGTTATAGTGATTTGACCTTTTTTTCCCCTCTAGCTATCTAGCTCCTAGGCCTGCTACTCTATTCCGCAACCGACTGTGCATTGACGGAGGCTTGACATTATTTATGCCTCCAACTTCTGCTGCAAAAACGGTATATAAATGCTAGCCTATATTTTTCTACTATATGGATGAGTTGTAGTTAACATATTGTTGCTTTTAGCTAAATGGACAAGAAGCTGAAATTTTTCTTAGTATTTTTACTAGACAGTGCTTAAAGAACATGTTCATTCTCACTGCCCATCTCAGTATATTTGTACAATAATAACAAGTGCAGGTTCGAGTATGTGCTTTCCCCGCCAATCGGTTGGGACTGGAGGGAATTGGAATTAGCCCAGATTGCAACCCTGATAACAGAGCTACTCCACGGCAGGTTCTTTTTGTGTTTAATTACTTAATGTGTATTTATTTCTCTGGATTTTATAATGAACATCAGTTGGAATTGTGTCAATTCCAGCTCTTCAACTGGGCCCTGGAACCGGCCGATGATTGTATTCTAGATAATCTGTATGAACTTGGTTATCTTGATGCATCTGTGTGGGCGGAGCAGAATCCTTTGAGTACAGGTGAGGAACAAAGAAACCAAAATGCAACCACATAACCCCAAAGGCAGATAGTGTGCTTAATTGATTGATGTCCGGATTTGGAAATCAACCTCAAGATATGCTAGTATATACAGCTGATATATGTTAAAGCTGGTTTAGTTCACATACATCATATCCACTCTCAGAAAAGTTTCTGATCCATTCTTTTATCTTCCACAAAAAGTGGAAGCACTTATTCTTCATGGATGTCTATTGAATTGCATTTTGAAACATTAAAGGCTCAAAATAAATTGGATGGTTGGCTGTAGTCTTAGAATTCAGGCTGTAATCACACACAAATGATACAATATGCAATTCAAATATTGGCTACCTTACTGCCCTTGACTGTGCCCTTTTTCCCCTCATTTTTAGAAAGTAAAGATTTATTCAAGCAAGTGTTCTTTTTGTACTTGGAATTTGTGGAAATAAAGATTAGTTTCTTTTACAATGTTTTCTTAAATGAATATAATAGTCGTAACTAAAAACACTTGTCTTGATAAGAATTTATAAAAtacaatatatttaaaaaattaagatatttctatttttaacttagaagcttaaataatataatatgtgtatttataatattaattatacaTATCATTCTTAATAATACTATATAAATCCTAAAATTAGCAACTTTTATTAGTAAGattaatgatttaattaaattataaaaaaatcatgTCGTGAACCCGTTAAGCTTGTTATCAGCAACCATTTTAGTAAACAAtttcataaattaaaaattacGAATATTCCTAGGCTTCATTTAGTAGGGATTATAGGATTAAgattatgttttcaaaaaattattaatatgttATTTGATAGGATTGATTAAGGGTATGATTAGAGTTGATTAAGAGTGGTATTCACAATCCCTAGGCATGGGGAGTAATTATTAATCATACCCTCAATCCTATCTTAATCAACCTAATTCTAATCCTACTCCTACCATCCCTATCAAACGGAGCCCTAAAGTTTAACTCTTTTACCAACCTATTTATTATAACAGTGTAGTAATGTTCATGAGTTTAATTTATCCTAATGatagttagaaaattttttatgattttagagGTCATCTTCCTAAAGTTTAACTCTTTTACCAACCTATGTACTAAATGTTCATGAGTTTAATTTATCTTAATGGTAATTGGAAATTTTTTAAAGGTTTAGAGGTGTCATCTGAATAAATCTTTATACGATTCGATTTATTTTGATGATGATTGATAAAAAAGAATTATGAGTCaggctgatgatgatgatgatgatgatgatgatgatgatgatgatgatgtaaaATTCTGTGGTCATCTATTTTGCTTTTTAAAAAGGTAATTCTTTACtactattaaaaataatttttacaacatTAACTATAAATAAATGGGGAGGGGATCTGCCTGTCTCGGGACACATGCTAATCTGATGAAAAACAACAATAACGGGAAAGATGAACATTAGGCTCCATAAAATATCTACTATCAAATAGATATTGACTTGGTCTGCACAATAGCTATCAACGTACTTTTATCGAGTAGATATTACTTGATGTGTAAAAATGATTAATTATCAACCAAGTACATGCAACAATCTGACCTCAAATTTTTCCTCTAATAAAAAATCCTAAATGGAACTCTGttagtattttttattttgtctCGATGACTAATAAAAATGTTTTATAGGATCAGATAAATTATTTCAAGGATTAATCGGTTCAAAAAGATAAATATctggattaaaaaaaataatccatttaaaaaaaatatatccttTCATATGATTGTTTGTTtcgatttttttatttattctctCCAATGTATAAAATAGTCATAAGGGACAGCGGACAGTATTTCTTACGTGTAGAACAATCCAACTTCCCTCATGCAAAGAATTGATCCATATAAAACCGCCTAAAAATATTTATGCTGGAAAAATGCTCAATATATGCATAACGAAGTATACTAACCAAACTATCTAATCACAGTTACACATACAACCAAAAAAAGAGAGAAGAATATCATGGAGTGTAAATGCTATATGAATGGGTAAAGAGTGCGAGCCAAGGAGTGTCCATTTTTGCACTTcctttttgtaaaaataatatgACTTGTTGCAAATTTAATTTGAACTTCCTTGTCGTAAACAAATTGAACTAATATTATaatttgtttattatttataaatttcaaTCATCAATTCTCTAATATAACAtttcttccaaaaaaaaaaatatgagttaATCATTGATTCTTTGTCATCCCCATCATGATTGTTGTTATCAATTGtaatcatgtggcaaaaggcgaaatcgctcgtccccagcgcccccgccgcacccgacccaaggccatcacgagggaggtaaatcatagcatcctgagtgagcatgtggcaggtggggtgagttgcatagggaccggggatttacgccccgactaccccgagtttcgaccccgcgacctcatgtgacaagcatcccaccacataccaactcggatgacctatGGGGTCGTTATCAATTACAATCATGAtctttatcatcatcatcatcatcatcatcatcattattgttttgataaatttaaactaaaccaAATAATCTCTTCAGTTAGGTTTGCTTTTAGAAAGGATATTTCATTCTCACTGAAAAAGATCAATTAAAAGTCTGGGTCCAATAAGCTTGGTTTCAACTGAAGCAATAATGCAACCTTGAATAGAGTGTTACGATCAAATGAGTATAGGATTTCACACGAAAGATGAAAGTGACTTGTCTTTCAAATTCAGAATGACTTTAATGCATATAAGCAAGAATCCATTAGGATTCTATTTAATAGAACTTATAGAATTGTGAGAAAATTACTATAAGAAAGCTTTCAAGGAAGCTACAAAACGCTATTAACGATTTTGACAAACTGCTGTAGAAAATTGGTTTATGTAGTTGAATTGTTTGCTTAAAACCATTGCAAAAGTGTGCTGAGGATGCAAATAACAGACTTTAATTATCTGAGTATTTATGAGTAACATAGTGTTCGCATCAATATCCATCTTGTATTTGTAtatagtaaataaaaaaatactttaattgTACAAAGAAGCATTCTCAAAACTGTATCCTCATAAATAGTCAAAAGTAAGCCCCTTGTAATGCCTTAAACGTGCTTATAATGGCAAAAACTATTCAGTGACTCGAATTCTTTAACTTTCCCACCATCATCTTGATAAATGATGCAGcagttaaaaggaaattttaaaaaaaaacaaattttgctAAGAAAAAACACTCAGCACTGATTTATTAATGATCTTTAACTGGTTTCATGCATTTTCCCTGCAAACCAGATATTGAACAAAGCAACAACTCTATGGAGGACTATCTAATACAATTGAAAGAAAGAAATACGAAGAAAACTTTCATAATGTTCTTTCTTAGATATGTATTTTAGGAAGCGAGATTACATGTAGAAGCAATAAGCGAAGCAGCTGCTGGGCTGGTACCTGGTGGCAGAGGCATTGCACATATAACCTGGGGTTGAATCCCGGTGAGCGCATGCTCCTGGGGCGAAATACCTCCTCAAATGGCTGCCTCGTACCGTGGTTTACCACCGTCACAATGTGAGGCTAGAGTAACGGGCCACTCAGGGCGTTatcatcttcttttttttttccacatAAATAAGGGAAGCAGCTGAGACTACATGAAATTTGAGTATTTATCAGTAATATAGTTTTCACATAAATATCCATCTTGTAtatatatcataaataaaaactACTTCAATTGTACATAGAAGCATTCTCAAAACGGTAACTTCATAAATAGTCAAAAGTAAGCCTCTTGTAATGCCTTAAACGTGCTTATAATGGCAAAAGCTATTCAATGACTTGAATTCTTCTACTTTTCCACCATTATCTTGATAAATGACGTAGTAGTTAAAAGGGacataaaaaaacaaattttGCCAAGAAAAAACACCCAGCACTGATTTATTAATGATCTTTAACTGGTCTATGCATTTTGCCTCTATATCTTCCTACTGCAAACCAGGTATTGAACAAAGCAACAAATCCATGGATTATATAATGCATTTAAAAGAGAAACACGgagaaatttttcaaaatgttcTTTCTCAGATATGTATATTAGGAAGCGAGTCACCTCTAGAAGCAATAAGGTAAGTAGCTGAGACTACGTGATTAAAAATCTTTGTGAAGCCCCTATATATATTAAGTCTTGTTCTTGATCAAGCCTTTTGGATTGAAAATACAAACAATAATAACTAATGTGCATTCCAAGAATTAAGTTTTTGATTGCTGTTGGAAGACACTAAATAGGAAGAGAATGTCTGATTGAAGAAGGAAGAGCAACACTGAGAAATTGAAGGCTGGTGGAAGTGTTAGATTTAGGGCTCCAAGGTGAAGAGAGTATTTTAAAGTGATTGGCTGGTTTACAACTTGGGGTGTCTTTGACTCAACAAGGCCGTTAGTTGGCTCCATTATCACATGAGCTACTCAGTTGAGCTCATTCTAACCACTCGCACTCTACTTGTTACCATAGCAAACTAAAAAAATTGTGTTCAAATAGATCATCTCAAAGATGCAACCTTTGGCCAAGCAGATGAAATAGAATGGCAATAATGATGGAGAAAGAGGATAATAAGAGGAAGGAGAACTAGTGATGGATGTAGATGTGCGACCAAATTTCATCAAATGCCCATGCGAGGAAGACCGACTGACACTGCAAAAAACATCGAGGCCATTTTGAACTTGTTGAATTACTCAAAGGCAATAGCTTTAGATGATTGACAGATGCAGATGTTGAACAATGAAGGCATGCTAGGTGATCTTCTTCCACATGAGGGTTTTATACTTCAGCATTTGCTTTGATTGATTCTCTTATGGTGTTTATGCTGATGATATAGCTTGTAACACAATAAGCCTCAGGAGAATGGAAAAACCTacatttttatgcaagtagtcaTCAAGAAAATATTCATCTATTAAAATCTTTTCTGCTCATTTTATTGAGGAAGTAATCtttagaaataaataaataaatataatagaaGTGTGGTACCTATTCAATGTTCCTCATAGGTGTTTAGTTTAGCATTTGAAGTATGTTCAACTTCTACGAGCTCTACATAAAGGATTCTTATGGTTTCAGGAATCCAGCTACATGAGAACTAGGAACTGAGAGATCTCGCCTTTTTCAATCTGACTTTTTGGTCTTAACAATGTTTTTGAGGGGCAAGATCCCTCTAGTCCATTCAAAATAGTTGGAATAGACACAACAAGCAATCAAATATGCTTCTCACATTAATCACAACCAAAAGTAGATTTGCATTTTTTTTCAATCAGTGTCCTTAATGAGAACCCTCCTTTGACTTCTGTCAATTTTCTGTTCTTCTCTTGCCTTTTTTTCATCTTGGTTCGTCCTGGTCtaggtgtaagaggcttcttgtGTGTCCTCAATCTTGTTCGCTCTGTCTGTAACATCTTGTATGTTGGTAGCCATCACCCCTACAAGTTGCTCCTGCTTCAGCTCTGACTTCTTCCTATATAGTTTCTTCTGCTGGCACAtattctctctctttttcttagTAGAGCTCTACTTCATTGACATTGTCACATATCAACATTTTCTTCTGTttcctacctagattttcctctTCCAGGCCTCCCTACCTTTTATTCTAGATCCAGTGTCTTAGCATTTCTTCTTTAGAACCATTCCAAATCTGATTGTCTTTTGATTGTGTTGATTTTGTTTCATTCAATGCTAAGTTATCCAGAGTTGACTCTACGACCCTCGTTGAGGGGTTTTGTTATCCTCTTTCTGTGATATATACCCAGTGCTACTATATGCTCCACCACAAGCAAAAGCTTACCAGAGAAATTTGTTTCTAGCATCTTGCTTAAACATCTGTATCACCTAAGGGCCTATACAACTGTTGTCCTTCACATCTTCTATCCACTAAGTGCAGTTGTATGCACCCTACATAAAGAGAAAAATGCTTCGAGAGACTTGCTCCTATGTTCTTGGTTCATACTCTCTTCTGTTAAAGTGCTAATCAAAGTTCAAGGATTGATGCCTCCATGCTCCATCAATATTTTCCAACGTTTATCTATTTGCATGTATTATATTCTGGGTTTCATTATTGTCATATCATCGTTAATCATCTTTTCTAGTTTATGTAACAAACTAGATGTAGATGGTGTAGATACTATCTCAGCTCCAGTTTGAGGGTAACTGTAGGCATTAGTCATTAAGTATCTGTAGTACTTTTAGTCCCAAATCAAATGTATTCTGTTGAGCCTTTAGATGTCATGTAATAATTATCTTACAACTGAACATACAATATTTCATTACCCCAAGTTTAACACCCTCAATGAAACAACACGGGAAAATCAATTTATCCTTTCTTTTACACTCAATTTCTCCAGGGACATTTCTTTCTTCCCCACTTTCTACCACTCCTAGGAAACACAGTAAATCCTTATCAGATCTTTTCCAAAGAACATGAGTTGCCAGCATAATTGTGTTGCTTGGTAATTAATAAAAACATTAACATTTCCACTACCAAAATTTCATTCTCAACTGAAACTCCAGTCACTCATGTACATGTTTCTGATATCCTAAACATCTCTATCTTATTCTTACTTCAAAGAATGTCCAGAATATTTACACAGATTAGAGACATTTTTACTCTACAAATCTCCAATCTCCAAACAAATCTTTGACATTTCCTTCACTCTTAGTGAAGCAATATGCAAAGATCTTCTGTATATCAGTCTGGTTGTACCCCAAACAGTTTGCATGGAAAGGATGATTTCTTCAAGCATTTGGTAATGTATATCTTTATTGATCCATCGACGATAAAGCGATCAAAATGGACCTAAGTTCTATTATTGGTTAATCATCCAATTCCGTTTTCCACTTGTTTTCCAAACATCAAAGAAAGTAAAATTGCAGAATTGCGGGGTAACCTTCACCACCACATCTTTATTGTAATTGCAATGAAGAATTTGTTGCCAACTTTATTTCATCGAACATAAATCTATATCTTTTCACTAAAAAACACTTTAATCCATGCTTGTATGTTAAATCCATCTCCAATCCGAGATAAAGAATGCTTAGATTCCATATCATAGATAAAGCTTCAGAACTTGCAATCCTAAGATGAGCACAATAACACTGCCCTACTTGCCATCACAAAGAGGATGCTCGATGACCGCATCAGATTGCACTAACTCTTGCTTCCACTAAACGTTTCTTTGAGTCGTCACCAAGCAACATCTATAATTTTAACACGAAAAGAATGGAAAAGGTATCAACTCTTTGGACAATCTCCTCCTACGTAGCTG contains:
- the LOC121996375 gene encoding patatin-like phospholipase domain-containing protein 2 isoform X1, giving the protein MPCVSAGSFSMFCLPSSSRPLLPRSSSLRLKFHGSSHLHLSPSAVTFLLPNPQRRVLPPIRHITHARTGKRGSSETSPPPPSERKSLAVATGELFLGLASLLIRNRGGDAVTEIYVHDSIGKSSDVVTEDSDVIWEQRAEDVEAEKKLKRFSSPGFSFSAAGLLFPYHLGAAQFLLENGYIKETTPLAGSSAGAVVCAVIASGKSMQEALIATKILAEDCRLKGTAFRLGAVLRGVLNTFLPEDVHTRSNGRIRVAITQLLWRPKGLLVDHFDSKEDLIDAVFTSSFIPGYLAPRPATLFRNRLCIDGGLTLFMPPTSAAKTVRVCAFPANRLGLEGIGISPDCNPDNRATPRQLFNWALEPADDCILDNLYELGYLDASVWAEQNPLSTGEEQRNQNATT
- the LOC121996375 gene encoding uncharacterized protein LOC121996375 isoform X2 — protein: MPCVSAGSFSMFCLPSSSRPLLPRSSSLRLKFHGSSHLHLSPSAVTFLLPNPQRRVLPPIRHITHARTGKRGSSETSPPPPSERKSLAVATGELFLGLASLLIRNRGGDAVTEIYVHDSIGKSSDVVTEDSDVIWEQRAEDVEAEKKLKRFSSPGFSFSAAGLLFPYHLGAAQFLLENGYIKETTPLAGSSAGAVVCAVIASGKSMQEALIATKILAEDCRLKGTAFRLGAVLRGVLNTFLPEDVHTRSNGRIRVAITQLLWRPKGLLVDHFDSKEDLIDAVFTSSFIPGYLAPRPATLFRNRLCIDGGLTLFMPPTSAAKTVRVCAFPANRLGLEGIGISPDCNPDNRATPRSSTGPWNRPMIVF